The following are encoded together in the Parambassis ranga chromosome 20, fParRan2.1, whole genome shotgun sequence genome:
- the scrib gene encoding protein scribble homolog isoform X3 has protein sequence MLKCIPLWRCNRHVESVDKRHCNLQTVPDEIFRYSRSLEELLLDANQLKELPKPFFRLLNLRKLGLSDNEIQRLPPEVANFMQLVELDISRNDIPEIPESIKFCRALEIADFSGNPLSRLPDGFTQLRALAHLALNDVSLQTLPSDIGNLANLVTLELRENLLKSLPTSLSFLVKLEQLDLGSNELEVLPDTLGALPNLRELWLDRNQLSSLPPELGNLRRLVCLDVSENRLEELPSELSGLMALTDLLLTQNLLEVIPDSIGCMKQLSILKVDQNRLTQLTDSIGECENLTELVLTENLLQSLPRSLGKLKKLTNLNVDRNRLGSVPKELGGCASLNVLSLRDNRLGKLPAELADATELHVLDVAGNRLQNLPFALTNLNLKAMWLAENQSQPMLKFQTEDDERTGEKVLTCYLLPQQPSPSLENLLQNSVDDSWTDSNLNRVSVIQFQEETKAEEEDDEAAAERRGLQRRATPHPSELKVMKKVIEERRNEAYTSRPDGEEEPLDSQEKRLSDLSNQSHDSQVSNSTLSATSHEDRQNMTLASQKEDLVDGHSPQEEEDLDEMEVEYIEPTVHFAEEPIIRGGDEDDDEDGEDGERSDEEDERPSFPAEKQRLIRKDTPHYKKHFKITKLPKPEAVAALLQGFSPDGLNSPTQATEDEQDEEEEEEEEEQCVGMLQQQRRIEDLEDSRHQGNSSQVKGVSFDQVNNLLIEPARIEEEEHTLNILRQTGGLGISIAGGKGSTPYKGDDEGIFISRVSEEGPAARAGVKIGDKLLEVNGVDLHEAEHHTAVEALRSSGASVSMTVLRERMVEPENAITTTPLRPEDDYFPRERRSSGIAFNMEASPSGPRQRFSTCLMRNDKGLGFSIAGGKGSTPYRTGDTGIYISRIAEGGAAHKDSTLHVGDRVISINGVDMTEARHDQAVALLTGTSPTIALLVERDLNASGGSPGQSRARAHSPPPPEPSDSPDQEEEGLSLHGNHLSRMEDEYPIEEVTLVKSGGPLGLSIVGGSDHASHPFGINEPGVFISKVIPHGLACQCGLRVGDRILEVNSIDLRHATHQEAVRALLANKQEIRMLVRRDPSPPGMQEILIQKQPGEKLGISIRGGAKGHAGNPFDPTDEGIFISKVSSSGAAARDGRLQVGMRILEVNNHSLLGMTHTEAVRVLRAIGDSLVMLVCDGFDPHKVAAVEASPGVIANPFASGIVRKNSMESISSIDRDLSPEEMDMIQKESEMVRETSQWEREEMEKVNIGTGPLKLDYKTLAALPTTSLQKVNRFSTSVTLTAPMEAPLQAQYGAPLEPLVFQPTIPLSPMVPQCCPSLNTDHNHQHGSADTESAGTTEAAINSAFTPEEEDCLVDSQPMCFKENPFLVANRKGKGLPPGQQILSGPPVGYGRQGQLQPWLFSKTPSSDYTRTDSPIREAPYSPTIQPPSDHSSSSSLCAGRETRFANIHYTSTPTAKDNTSSSTRPGAIQPVGRVRPSTSPATPDSHSPNPFQHGPSPFNSQTSPRAPSPTSPDEFPMNVKQAYKAFAAVPRSHAVLEPPQDLYGVRNNLQPKQPSPEPELYNDVFDDATDGQKGGGQGLTNKVSPRPSLSSDRREYMSLAAVPRLSRQSLDLQSPSPGGKNSPEQRSFRDRQKYFEIDVKQQTPEKPKPRVSLVGEDDLKKMREEEERKFEQRAREYLLDEDDEDEEEDLAKQVAQMKATGKVLLDGVEYKVEPVTSPSQHCSTPPGYNVTPPSYYGSSGPSSVDGKGDSQRNSLDDSFRLEQRPNSMTGLIPVYPGESAAPIRTAKAERRHQERLRMQSPELAVASDKDLSPAEKRALEAEKRAMWRAARPYGLEDDVRQYEQDLAKRLYQARVRASQGTTAAPQPPTSSSTSSSAASQLRMKSLEQDALKAQMVIAKSRDGKKRGTLDQLTESPSPAPTPSPTPMEEVSPRGVTSPGRLSLSSKKFDYRQFAAIPSSKPVYDIQSPDAADDMQFMDDGSSNPVATASPEVEVPTPLPATSALEEMALYSNKRKLRQGRRSLETAVPT, from the exons ATGCTGAAGTGTATCCCCCTGTGGCGCTGCAACCGCCACGTCGAGTCGGTGGACAAGCGGCATTGCAACTTACAGACAGTCCCCGATGAAATATTCCGCTATAGTCGGAGCCTGGAAGAGCTTCTCCTCGATGCCAATCAACTCAAAGAGCTACCAAAG CCTTTCTTCAGACTACTGAACCTACGGAAGCTCGGCCTGAGTGACAATGAGATCCAGAGACTCCCTCCTGAGGTGGCCAACTTCATGCAGCTGGTGGAACTGGACATCTCCAGAAACG acaTTCCTGAGATCCCTGAGAGCATCAAGTTTTGCAGGGCCTTGGAGATTGCAGACTTCAGTGGAAACCCCCTCTCCAG ATTACCGGATGGTTTCACTCAACTCCGAGCGCTGGCCCACTTGGCACTCAACGACGTGTCATTACAGACGTTGCCCAGTGATATTGGAAA TCTGGCCAACCTGGTGACGTTGGAGCTCAGGGAAAACCTGTTGAAGTCTCTGCCTAC GTCACTCTCTTTCCTGGTGAAACTGGAACAGCTGGACCTGGGAAGCAATGAACTGGAAGTTTTA CCGGACACCCTCGGTGCTCTCCCCAACCTGAGAGAGCTGTGGCTAGACCGTAACCAGTTGTCCTCATTACCGCCT gagcTGGGAAACCTTCGGAGGTTGGTGTGTCTGGATGTGTCAGAGAATCGTCTCGAGGAGCTTCCCTCAGAGCTAAGCGGCCTTATGGCGCTCACAGACCTGCTGCTTACACAgaacctgctggaggtcatccCAGACAGCATTG GCTGTATGAAGCAGCTCTCCATCCTGAAGGTGGACCAGAACAGGTTGACCCAGCTGACTGATTCAATAGGGGAGTGTGAAAACCTCACAGAGCTTGTCCTCACAGAGAACCTTTTACAG TCACTTCCTCGCTCACTGGGTAAGCTGAAGAAACTGACCAACCTGAATGTAGACCGCAACCGGCTGGGCAGCGTGCCCAAAGAGCTGGGTGGCTGTGCCAGCCTCAACGTCCTCTCATTAAGAGACAACCGCCTGGGCAAGCTGCCTGCTGAGCTTGCAGATGCCACTGAGCTGCATGTACTGGATGTGGCTGGGAACAG ATTACAAAACTTGCCTTTTGCCCTGACAAACCTCAACCTGAAGGCCATGTGGCTCGCAGAGAACCAGTCACAGCCGATGCTCAAATTCCAGACGGAGGATGACGAGCGAACAGGAGAGAAAGTGTTGACGTGCTATTTACTGCCCCAGCAGCCTTCTCCAAGCCTAG AGAACCTCCTGCAGAACAGTGTGGACGACAGTTGGACAGACAGCAACCTGAACCGAGTGTCAGTCATTCAGTTCCAGGAAGAGACcaaggctgaggaggaggatgatgaggctGCTGCAGAGCGCAGA GGCCTTCAGCGCAGAGCCACCCCGCACCCTAGTGAACTAAAGGTGATGAAGAAGGTGATtgaagagaggaggaatgaAGCCTACACATCCAGACCTGATGGAGAAGAAGAGCCCCTTGACTCACAG gagaAACGGCTCAGTGACCTCTCCAATCAGAGCCATGACTCCCAGGTGTCCAACAGCACACTGTCAGCCACCTCCCACGAGGACAGACAAAACATGACCCTGGCATCACAGAAGGAGGACCTTGTGGATGGCCACTCCCCTCAGGAGGAAGAAGACCTAGATGAGATGGAAGTGGAGTACATTGAG CCAACTGTGCACTTCGCTGAAGAACCCATCATCCGTGGTggggatgaggatgatgatgaggatggggAGGATGGCGAAAGGAGTGATGAGGAAGACGAGAGaccatcttttcctgcagagAAGCAGCGTCTGATCAGAAAAGACACACCGCACTACAAGAAGCACTTCAAAATCACCAAGCTGCCCAAACCTGAGGCCGTGGCTGCACTGCTGCAGGGCTTCAGTCCTGATGGCCTCAATTCTCCAACACAAGCTACCGAAGATGagcaggacgaggaggaggaggaggaggaggaggagcagtgcGTTGGCATGCTTCAGCAGCAGCGCAGGATAGAGGACCTAGAGGACAGCCGACATCAGGGAAACTCCAGTCAAGTAAAG GGGGTGTCATTTGATCAAGTCAATAATCTGCTGATTGAACCTGCTCGAattgaggaggaagag CACACTCTGAACATCTTGCGACAAACAGGCGGCCTGGGTATCAGCATCGCTGGAGGAAAAGGATCCACGCCTTACAAAGGAGATGACGAG GGAATCTTCATATCCAGAGTATCTGAAGAAGGTCCTGCAGCTAGAGCGGGGGTCAAAATCGGAGACAAACTCCTGGAG GTAAACGGAGTGGACCTCCACGAAGCAGAACATCACACAGCTGTGGAAGCTCTCCGTAGCTCCGGTGCCTCAGTTTCCATGACAGTACTGCGGGAACGCATGGTGGAGCCGGAGAATGCCATCACCACCACGCCACTTAGGCCTGAGGATGACTACTTCCCAAGGGAGAGACGGAGCAGTGGGATTGCCTTCAACATGGAGGCCAGTCCCAGTGGGCCTCGGCAGCGCTTCTCCACCTGCCTGATGCGCAACGATAAGGGTTTGGGTTTCAGCATTGCAGGAGGAAAAGGATCCACGCCATACCGCACAGGAGACACT GGCATCTACATCTCACGAATCGCAGAGGGTGGAGCGGCACACAAGGACAGCACGCTGCATGTGGGCGACAGGGTGATTTCT ATCAATGGTGTAGACATGACAGAGGCCAGGCATGACCAGGCAGTAGCGCTCCTTACCGGCACCTCCCCCACCATCGCCCTCCTGGTGGAGCGAGACCTGAATGCATCAGGGGGCTCTCCAGGTCAGTCCCGGGCACGAGCCCATTCCCCTCCGCCCCCAGAACCCTCAGATTCTCCAGACCAGGAAGAGGAAGGCCTTTCCCTCCACGGAAACCACCTGAGCCGGATGGAGGATGAGTACCCCATCGAG GAAGTGACGCTGGTGAAGTCAGGTGGCCCTCTAGGTCTGAGCATCGTGGGAGGCAGCGATCATGCCAGTCACCCTTTCGGCATCAATGAACCCGGGGTGTTCATTTCAAAG GTGATTCCTCATGGTCTAGCATGTCAATGTGGGCTGCGTGTCGGAGACAGGATATTAGAAGTGAACTCCATCGACCTGCGACACGCCACACACCAGGAAGCTGTGCGAGCTCTGCTGGCCAACAAGCAGGAGATCCGTATGTTGGTACGGAGGGACCCTTCACCACCTGGGATGCAGGAAATTTTGATCCAGAAGCAGCCAGGGGAAAAGCTCGGCATAAGTATTCGTGGGGGGGCCAAGGGTCATGCTGGAAACCCATTCGATCCCACGGATGAGGGCATCTTTATCTCTAAG GTGAGTTCAAGCGGAGCAGCAGCAAGAGATGGACGATTGCAGGTTGGGATGCGTATCCTGGAGGTGAACAACCACAGCTTACTGgggatgacacacacagaagcagtgcGAGTGCTTCGTGCCATCGGAGATTCTCTAGTCATGCTGGTGTGTGATGGCTTCGACCCACACAAAGTGGCCGCTGTGGAG GCATCTCCTGGCGTCATTGCCAACCCTTTTGCAAGCGGGATCGTACGCAAAAACAGTATGGAGAGCATCTCTTCAATAGACCGAGACCTGAGCCCAGAGGAGATGGACATGATACAGAAG GAGTCTGAGATGGTGAGAGAGACATCACAGTGGGAGCGAGAAGAGATGGAGAAAGTG AACATTGGCACTGGACCTCTAAAACTTGACTACAAAACCCTGGCTGCATTGCCCACCACCAGTCTGCAGAAGGTCAACAGG TTCTCTACCTCTGTCACTCTGACCGCTCCCATGGAGGCCCCCCTGCAGGCCCAGTACGGAGCCCCTTTAGAGCCCCTGGTCTTTCAACCCACAATCCCCCTCAGCCCTATGGTCCCACAGTGCTGTCCCAGTCTGAACACAGACCACAACCATCAACATGGATCTGCCGACACTGAGAGTGCAGGCACAACAGAAGCGGCTATTAATTCAGCTTTCACCCCTGAAGAAGAGGACTGCCTGGTGGACTCACAGCCTATGTGCTTCAAAGAGAATCCTTTCTTGGTGGCTAATCGTAAAGGAAAGGGTCTTCCTCCTGGACAGCAGATCCTGTCAGGGCCTCCTGTGGGCTATGGCAGACAGGGCCAGCTGCAGCCGTGGCTGTTCAGCAAG ACGCCCTCTTCCGATTATACCCGGACAGACAGCCCAATCAGGGAAGCACCTTACTCCCCCACCATTCAACCG CCCAGCGACCACTCTTCCAGCAGCTCCCTGTGTGCTGGCAGGGAGACTCGCTTT GCAAACATTCATTACACGTCCACTCCCACTGCCAAGGACAACACCTCCTCATCA ACGCGACCGGGTGCCATTCAGCCAGTTGGACGTGTGCGGCCGAGCACCTCCCCTGCCACACCGGACAGCCATAGTCCCAACCCCTTTCAGCATGGCCCCTCCCCCTTCAACTCCCAGACCTCT ccTCGcgccccctcccccacctcgcCCGACGAGTTTCCCATGAATGTCAAGCAGGCATACAAGGCGTTTGCCGCCGTGCCTCGCTCTCATGCAGTGCTGGAGCCACCGCAG GACCTGTACGGTGTAAGGAACAATCTGCAACCTAAACAACCCTCTCCAGAG CCCGAGCTGTACAACGACGTGTTTGACGATGCCACAGATGGTCAGAAGGGAGGTGGCCAGGGTCTGACCAACAAGGTCTCTCCCcggccctctctctcttctgacCGTCGGGAGTATATGAGCCTGGCAGCTGTGCCTCGCCTCTCCAGGCAATCCCTGGACCTGCAG AGCCCTTCTCCTGGTGGTAAGAATAGCCCAGAGCAGCGCTCTTTCAGGGACAGGCAGAAGTACTTTGAGATTGACGTGAAGCAGCAGACGCCAGAAAAACCCAAACCTCGAGTCTCCCTGGTCGGAGAAGATGACCTTAAAAAaatgagggaggaggaag AGAGGAAGTTTGAGCAGAGGGCGCGAGAATACCTgctggatgaggatgatgaagatgaggaggaggacctgGCTAAACAGGTGGCACAGATGAAGGCCACTGGCAAGGTGTTGCTGGATGGAGTAGAATACAAAGTGGAGCCAGTGACCAGCCCGTCACAGCACTGCTCCACACCACCGGGCTACAACGTCACACCACCGAGCTACTACGGCAGCTCAGG GCCCTCCTCTGTCGATGGTAAGGGAGACTCTCAGAGGAACTCGTTAGACGACAGCTTCAGGCTGGAGCAGAGGCCCAACTCTATGACTGG TCTGATCCCAGTCTACCCTGGGGAGTCGGCAGCTCCGATCCGCACAGCCAAAGCAGAGCGCCGACACCAAGAGAGGCTTCGTATGCAGAGCCCTGAGCTGGCGGTGGCGTCTGACAAGGACCTGTCCCCTGCAGAGAAACGCGCTCTGGAAGCTGAGAAGAGAGCCATGTGGAGGGCAGCACG GCCATATGGCCTAGAGGATGATGTAAGGCAGTATGAGCAGGACCTGGCTAAGAGGCTCTACCAGGCCCGTGTGAGGGCATCTCAGGGCACGACAGCGGCCCCCCAGCCCCCCACttcctcctctacctcctcctctgcagcctcccagCTCAG
- the scrib gene encoding protein scribble homolog isoform X20 — protein sequence MLKCIPLWRCNRHVESVDKRHCNLQTVPDEIFRYSRSLEELLLDANQLKELPKPFFRLLNLRKLGLSDNEIQRLPPEVANFMQLVELDISRNDIPEIPESIKFCRALEIADFSGNPLSRLPDGFTQLRALAHLALNDVSLQTLPSDIGNLANLVTLELRENLLKSLPTSLSFLVKLEQLDLGSNELEVLPDTLGALPNLRELWLDRNQLSSLPPELGNLRRLVCLDVSENRLEELPSELSGLMALTDLLLTQNLLEVIPDSIGCMKQLSILKVDQNRLTQLTDSIGECENLTELVLTENLLQSLPRSLGKLKKLTNLNVDRNRLGSVPKELGGCASLNVLSLRDNRLGKLPAELADATELHVLDVAGNRLQNLPFALTNLNLKAMWLAENQSQPMLKFQTEDDERTGEKVLTCYLLPQQPSPSLENLLQNSVDDSWTDSNLNRVSVIQFQEETKAEEEDDEAAAERRGLQRRATPHPSELKVMKKVIEERRNEAYTSRPDGEEEPLDSQEKRLSDLSNQSHDSQVSNSTLSATSHEDRQNMTLASQKEDLVDGHSPQEEEDLDEMEVEYIEPTVHFAEEPIIRGGDEDDDEDGEDGERSDEEDERPSFPAEKQRLIRKDTPHYKKHFKITKLPKPEAVAALLQGFSPDGLNSPTQATEDEQDEEEEEEEEEQCVGMLQQQRRIEDLEDSRHQGNSSQVKGVSFDQVNNLLIEPARIEEEEHTLNILRQTGGLGISIAGGKGSTPYKGDDEGIFISRVSEEGPAARAGVKIGDKLLEVNGVDLHEAEHHTAVEALRSSGASVSMTVLRERMVEPENAITTTPLRPEDDYFPRERRSSGIAFNMEASPSGPRQRFSTCLMRNDKGLGFSIAGGKGSTPYRTGDTGIYISRIAEGGAAHKDSTLHVGDRVISINGVDMTEARHDQAVALLTGTSPTIALLVERDLNASGGSPGQSRARAHSPPPPEPSDSPDQEEEGLSLHGNHLSRMEDEYPIEEVTLVKSGGPLGLSIVGGSDHASHPFGINEPGVFISKVIPHGLACQCGLRVGDRILEVNSIDLRHATHQEAVRALLANKQEIRMLVRRDPSPPGMQEILIQKQPGEKLGISIRGGAKGHAGNPFDPTDEGIFISKVSSSGAAARDGRLQVGMRILEVNNHSLLGMTHTEAVRVLRAIGDSLVMLVCDGFDPHKVAAVEASPGVIANPFASGIVRKNSMESISSIDRDLSPEEMDMIQKESEMVRETSQWEREEMEKVNIGTGPLKLDYKTLAALPTTSLQKVNRFSTSVTLTAPMEAPLQAQYGAPLEPLVFQPTIPLSPMVPQCCPSLNTDHNHQHGSADTESAGTTEAAINSAFTPEEEDCLVDSQPMCFKENPFLVANRKGKGLPPGQQILSGPPVGYGRQGQLQPWLFSKTPSSDYTRTDSPIREAPYSPTIQPPSDHSSSSSLCAGRETRFANIHYTSTPTAKDNTSSSTRPGAIQPVGRVRPSTSPATPDSHSPNPFQHGPSPFNSQTSDLYGVRNNLQPKQPSPESPSPGGKNSPEQRSFRDRQKYFEIDVKQQTPEKPKPRVSLVGEDDLKKMREEEERKFEQRAREYLLDEDDEDEEEDLAKQVAQMKATGKVLLDGVEYKVEPVTSPSQHCSTPPGYNVTPPSYYGSSGPSSVDGKGDSQRNSLDDSFRLEQRPNSMTGLIPVYPGESAAPIRTAKAERRHQERLRMQSPELAVASDKDLSPAEKRALEAEKRAMWRAARMKSLEQDALKAQMVIAKSRDGKKRGTLDQLTESPSPAPTPSPTPMEEVSPRGVTSPGRLSPDAADDMQFMDDGSSNPVATASPEVEVPTPLPATSALEEMALYSNKRKLRQGRRSLETAVPT from the exons ATGCTGAAGTGTATCCCCCTGTGGCGCTGCAACCGCCACGTCGAGTCGGTGGACAAGCGGCATTGCAACTTACAGACAGTCCCCGATGAAATATTCCGCTATAGTCGGAGCCTGGAAGAGCTTCTCCTCGATGCCAATCAACTCAAAGAGCTACCAAAG CCTTTCTTCAGACTACTGAACCTACGGAAGCTCGGCCTGAGTGACAATGAGATCCAGAGACTCCCTCCTGAGGTGGCCAACTTCATGCAGCTGGTGGAACTGGACATCTCCAGAAACG acaTTCCTGAGATCCCTGAGAGCATCAAGTTTTGCAGGGCCTTGGAGATTGCAGACTTCAGTGGAAACCCCCTCTCCAG ATTACCGGATGGTTTCACTCAACTCCGAGCGCTGGCCCACTTGGCACTCAACGACGTGTCATTACAGACGTTGCCCAGTGATATTGGAAA TCTGGCCAACCTGGTGACGTTGGAGCTCAGGGAAAACCTGTTGAAGTCTCTGCCTAC GTCACTCTCTTTCCTGGTGAAACTGGAACAGCTGGACCTGGGAAGCAATGAACTGGAAGTTTTA CCGGACACCCTCGGTGCTCTCCCCAACCTGAGAGAGCTGTGGCTAGACCGTAACCAGTTGTCCTCATTACCGCCT gagcTGGGAAACCTTCGGAGGTTGGTGTGTCTGGATGTGTCAGAGAATCGTCTCGAGGAGCTTCCCTCAGAGCTAAGCGGCCTTATGGCGCTCACAGACCTGCTGCTTACACAgaacctgctggaggtcatccCAGACAGCATTG GCTGTATGAAGCAGCTCTCCATCCTGAAGGTGGACCAGAACAGGTTGACCCAGCTGACTGATTCAATAGGGGAGTGTGAAAACCTCACAGAGCTTGTCCTCACAGAGAACCTTTTACAG TCACTTCCTCGCTCACTGGGTAAGCTGAAGAAACTGACCAACCTGAATGTAGACCGCAACCGGCTGGGCAGCGTGCCCAAAGAGCTGGGTGGCTGTGCCAGCCTCAACGTCCTCTCATTAAGAGACAACCGCCTGGGCAAGCTGCCTGCTGAGCTTGCAGATGCCACTGAGCTGCATGTACTGGATGTGGCTGGGAACAG ATTACAAAACTTGCCTTTTGCCCTGACAAACCTCAACCTGAAGGCCATGTGGCTCGCAGAGAACCAGTCACAGCCGATGCTCAAATTCCAGACGGAGGATGACGAGCGAACAGGAGAGAAAGTGTTGACGTGCTATTTACTGCCCCAGCAGCCTTCTCCAAGCCTAG AGAACCTCCTGCAGAACAGTGTGGACGACAGTTGGACAGACAGCAACCTGAACCGAGTGTCAGTCATTCAGTTCCAGGAAGAGACcaaggctgaggaggaggatgatgaggctGCTGCAGAGCGCAGA GGCCTTCAGCGCAGAGCCACCCCGCACCCTAGTGAACTAAAGGTGATGAAGAAGGTGATtgaagagaggaggaatgaAGCCTACACATCCAGACCTGATGGAGAAGAAGAGCCCCTTGACTCACAG gagaAACGGCTCAGTGACCTCTCCAATCAGAGCCATGACTCCCAGGTGTCCAACAGCACACTGTCAGCCACCTCCCACGAGGACAGACAAAACATGACCCTGGCATCACAGAAGGAGGACCTTGTGGATGGCCACTCCCCTCAGGAGGAAGAAGACCTAGATGAGATGGAAGTGGAGTACATTGAG CCAACTGTGCACTTCGCTGAAGAACCCATCATCCGTGGTggggatgaggatgatgatgaggatggggAGGATGGCGAAAGGAGTGATGAGGAAGACGAGAGaccatcttttcctgcagagAAGCAGCGTCTGATCAGAAAAGACACACCGCACTACAAGAAGCACTTCAAAATCACCAAGCTGCCCAAACCTGAGGCCGTGGCTGCACTGCTGCAGGGCTTCAGTCCTGATGGCCTCAATTCTCCAACACAAGCTACCGAAGATGagcaggacgaggaggaggaggaggaggaggaggagcagtgcGTTGGCATGCTTCAGCAGCAGCGCAGGATAGAGGACCTAGAGGACAGCCGACATCAGGGAAACTCCAGTCAAGTAAAG GGGGTGTCATTTGATCAAGTCAATAATCTGCTGATTGAACCTGCTCGAattgaggaggaagag CACACTCTGAACATCTTGCGACAAACAGGCGGCCTGGGTATCAGCATCGCTGGAGGAAAAGGATCCACGCCTTACAAAGGAGATGACGAG GGAATCTTCATATCCAGAGTATCTGAAGAAGGTCCTGCAGCTAGAGCGGGGGTCAAAATCGGAGACAAACTCCTGGAG GTAAACGGAGTGGACCTCCACGAAGCAGAACATCACACAGCTGTGGAAGCTCTCCGTAGCTCCGGTGCCTCAGTTTCCATGACAGTACTGCGGGAACGCATGGTGGAGCCGGAGAATGCCATCACCACCACGCCACTTAGGCCTGAGGATGACTACTTCCCAAGGGAGAGACGGAGCAGTGGGATTGCCTTCAACATGGAGGCCAGTCCCAGTGGGCCTCGGCAGCGCTTCTCCACCTGCCTGATGCGCAACGATAAGGGTTTGGGTTTCAGCATTGCAGGAGGAAAAGGATCCACGCCATACCGCACAGGAGACACT GGCATCTACATCTCACGAATCGCAGAGGGTGGAGCGGCACACAAGGACAGCACGCTGCATGTGGGCGACAGGGTGATTTCT ATCAATGGTGTAGACATGACAGAGGCCAGGCATGACCAGGCAGTAGCGCTCCTTACCGGCACCTCCCCCACCATCGCCCTCCTGGTGGAGCGAGACCTGAATGCATCAGGGGGCTCTCCAGGTCAGTCCCGGGCACGAGCCCATTCCCCTCCGCCCCCAGAACCCTCAGATTCTCCAGACCAGGAAGAGGAAGGCCTTTCCCTCCACGGAAACCACCTGAGCCGGATGGAGGATGAGTACCCCATCGAG GAAGTGACGCTGGTGAAGTCAGGTGGCCCTCTAGGTCTGAGCATCGTGGGAGGCAGCGATCATGCCAGTCACCCTTTCGGCATCAATGAACCCGGGGTGTTCATTTCAAAG GTGATTCCTCATGGTCTAGCATGTCAATGTGGGCTGCGTGTCGGAGACAGGATATTAGAAGTGAACTCCATCGACCTGCGACACGCCACACACCAGGAAGCTGTGCGAGCTCTGCTGGCCAACAAGCAGGAGATCCGTATGTTGGTACGGAGGGACCCTTCACCACCTGGGATGCAGGAAATTTTGATCCAGAAGCAGCCAGGGGAAAAGCTCGGCATAAGTATTCGTGGGGGGGCCAAGGGTCATGCTGGAAACCCATTCGATCCCACGGATGAGGGCATCTTTATCTCTAAG GTGAGTTCAAGCGGAGCAGCAGCAAGAGATGGACGATTGCAGGTTGGGATGCGTATCCTGGAGGTGAACAACCACAGCTTACTGgggatgacacacacagaagcagtgcGAGTGCTTCGTGCCATCGGAGATTCTCTAGTCATGCTGGTGTGTGATGGCTTCGACCCACACAAAGTGGCCGCTGTGGAG GCATCTCCTGGCGTCATTGCCAACCCTTTTGCAAGCGGGATCGTACGCAAAAACAGTATGGAGAGCATCTCTTCAATAGACCGAGACCTGAGCCCAGAGGAGATGGACATGATACAGAAG GAGTCTGAGATGGTGAGAGAGACATCACAGTGGGAGCGAGAAGAGATGGAGAAAGTG AACATTGGCACTGGACCTCTAAAACTTGACTACAAAACCCTGGCTGCATTGCCCACCACCAGTCTGCAGAAGGTCAACAGG TTCTCTACCTCTGTCACTCTGACCGCTCCCATGGAGGCCCCCCTGCAGGCCCAGTACGGAGCCCCTTTAGAGCCCCTGGTCTTTCAACCCACAATCCCCCTCAGCCCTATGGTCCCACAGTGCTGTCCCAGTCTGAACACAGACCACAACCATCAACATGGATCTGCCGACACTGAGAGTGCAGGCACAACAGAAGCGGCTATTAATTCAGCTTTCACCCCTGAAGAAGAGGACTGCCTGGTGGACTCACAGCCTATGTGCTTCAAAGAGAATCCTTTCTTGGTGGCTAATCGTAAAGGAAAGGGTCTTCCTCCTGGACAGCAGATCCTGTCAGGGCCTCCTGTGGGCTATGGCAGACAGGGCCAGCTGCAGCCGTGGCTGTTCAGCAAG ACGCCCTCTTCCGATTATACCCGGACAGACAGCCCAATCAGGGAAGCACCTTACTCCCCCACCATTCAACCG CCCAGCGACCACTCTTCCAGCAGCTCCCTGTGTGCTGGCAGGGAGACTCGCTTT GCAAACATTCATTACACGTCCACTCCCACTGCCAAGGACAACACCTCCTCATCA ACGCGACCGGGTGCCATTCAGCCAGTTGGACGTGTGCGGCCGAGCACCTCCCCTGCCACACCGGACAGCCATAGTCCCAACCCCTTTCAGCATGGCCCCTCCCCCTTCAACTCCCAGACCTCT GACCTGTACGGTGTAAGGAACAATCTGCAACCTAAACAACCCTCTCCAGAG AGCCCTTCTCCTGGTGGTAAGAATAGCCCAGAGCAGCGCTCTTTCAGGGACAGGCAGAAGTACTTTGAGATTGACGTGAAGCAGCAGACGCCAGAAAAACCCAAACCTCGAGTCTCCCTGGTCGGAGAAGATGACCTTAAAAAaatgagggaggaggaag AGAGGAAGTTTGAGCAGAGGGCGCGAGAATACCTgctggatgaggatgatgaagatgaggaggaggacctgGCTAAACAGGTGGCACAGATGAAGGCCACTGGCAAGGTGTTGCTGGATGGAGTAGAATACAAAGTGGAGCCAGTGACCAGCCCGTCACAGCACTGCTCCACACCACCGGGCTACAACGTCACACCACCGAGCTACTACGGCAGCTCAGG GCCCTCCTCTGTCGATGGTAAGGGAGACTCTCAGAGGAACTCGTTAGACGACAGCTTCAGGCTGGAGCAGAGGCCCAACTCTATGACTGG TCTGATCCCAGTCTACCCTGGGGAGTCGGCAGCTCCGATCCGCACAGCCAAAGCAGAGCGCCGACACCAAGAGAGGCTTCGTATGCAGAGCCCTGAGCTGGCGGTGGCGTCTGACAAGGACCTGTCCCCTGCAGAGAAACGCGCTCTGGAAGCTGAGAAGAGAGCCATGTGGAGGGCAGCACG